One Scophthalmus maximus strain ysfricsl-2021 chromosome 7, ASM2237912v1, whole genome shotgun sequence genomic window, CGGCCCCTGGTGGTCCTCTgccttctctcatctctccacaCCGAGCGATTCAAGTTGCCAGCTGTAAGCGCTTTTGCCCCCGCAAAGAATTATTTAGCCcctctgttcttcctcctccttcacaatGAAGAGTGGGGTCCGTAAATGTTAAACTGAGCCGCTGCTTTTCAAAAGTAGCCTCTGCACTGTGCACGCTGCTCCATTTGTTCTCCTTATCTCTGGGAGCGCTCGGGGAAACGTCTGACTGCTGTCATGCTCATTATGTTGCGCTCTCATCTCCGAGAGAGGCTGCCTCTATTGAATCATATGGAATGCGTTTCAGAATGAACCCGAAAACAATTTACTCCTTGGTATTCACAGCCATCCACTTCAATTCCCCTCTCCAATCCCCTGGCTCTGCAACTCCTCAACTCATCCTCCCATTTACTCAGCCTCCTATTCCACTAAATTGttcacctcttctcctcctttcctcccttctttcccctctgtgtctccctcAGCACCACTCGCTCTCCCTCTTCCACATCCTCCTACATCATTCGTCgttcatttttctcttcatctcctccctctctcctgcagaaGCCCCTGGCCAGGACTTTGTGACACTGGACTACCGTCTGCGCTACTATCCCAGCATCACCTACGCCGTCATCGGCAGCGCTGTCATCTTCGTCCTGGTGGTGGCATTACTGGCCCTGGTGCTCCATCACCAGAGGAAGCGCAGCGTCCTGCTGCCCAGGGGCGTGAGAGGGGGctcacatcaccaccaccaccaccaccagcccctGCTGCTGTCCCGTCTGGTCATCTTGGACCGCGGCCACGTCCATCCCGGAGGTCCTGGTCTCTCCCCCGGCTCGCCCACTGCAGCGGGCCAGTACAGCTCAACCACGCaggctctgcagctgctgtctgGGACCCTGTATCCCTCCGGACTCTCCATGGACTCACCTCCGTCATACTCACAGGCTGTTCTGGATGTCAGGTGAAAGGAATAATGATGCTAATGGTTTTTATAGAAATGCATTATCGTTTGTCTGTAGCCATGAAGTATCATTTCTACTGTAATCCAAGACGACACCAAAAGCCTATGTTGAGAGTTGCAGGATTGCAGATTATGAGCTAATTCAGTATAATACATCCTAATAAAAGCGTAATTTAATTTAGTCTTTTGCTAGTTTTGTCCCATGCTGTCAATTTCCATACACACACCAAATCTGTTGTAAATCAATCAATCCTCTACATACTCATAGTACTCATTTAGatcatatattcatttatttaatgaaaGCAGCGTGCTGCCAATAAAACACTAATTGTAAATCAGTAAATTGAGAGCACTTGTTTTAATACCTCAATAATATTCCACTGGAAAACATCCCTTTGTTTGCTTCTGTCATCTTCACTCAAAAAAAATTGGCGTAGAGAATCACAATATGGTGGAAATTGTGAAAAATCATAAAGGGTTGAATGACAATAACTCATTTAACACAAACGAGAATCAGACTGGCTTACAGGCGTCCTTAAATAATGCGGGTCTCCTAAATAACCACGTTATTTCCGGGAAAGGCCTGCACAGCCTGAATCTTTAGATACCGTTCAAAATTGTAATTGAACGGTGTGTAACTTTATGTGATACCTCATGAACTTGACatctttttctcaaaatcacTAATCTTTTCCACCCTTCCACTTGTCCCTAGTCGGCCTCCTTGGTTcgacctccctcctcctccgtacCTCCCAGGTCGGGAACTTCCGTCAGCCGACGAGCTGCCTCAGTACGAGGCCTCACAAGACCCGCCGAGCCTCCATCCGGCGCGTCCCACTGCACAGTCCTCCGCACCCCGGACTGTGGCCTCGGGCACACAACAGCCGAGTTCGAGCCccagggaggagctggagcagctgtagccgcactctctcgctctctcttgtAAACTGGTAACAGTTGGAACTTTTGGGACCGCAGGACTGAAGCGCCAGGAGGGTCGCCCGAGGCCGGGGACAGTCCTCGACAAAGACCTGCCGAGGATATTCAACGGGCACTGGGAGACTCAACCGCGTTCCTAACTTTCTTCCCACACATCGTCCGGCGTACTGAAGCGCTGGACCAAGACCAGCTTCTCCTGCTGGGACTGATCCGGTATGCTGGCTCACCCTGCTGGGGTCATGGCTGCACTACACCTCAATTATTATAGTCAATCATTTCAGCTCACTGCAAGGGACAATTGCGCTCCCCTTGGAGGAGTGCTGTGATTACAGTCTGCGCGCCCAAAGTAGAGGGAGTAAACTGCCACTGGTTAACACATCATATATGATGAGAGCAGGAAGTGGCAGCACTTAAAAAGGTCATTGTGTTATTATAAAATCAAGTTCGAGTGGTGTTCTTCTTCCCAGTGGCAGCACTTGAAGACGTCAATGAAGATCACCCagcctttttttaatactcCTCACGCGACTTTACATTTCACATATACAATGTTTTCCATAGAAAACTTTATAAGAGATCATTGATTTATTGtgttaaaattgtaaaataccTGAACACTATATAACAAGGCTATAGGTCAAAAAGTTAGTATACTGTTGGACATAGTTGAAAACTGGAACCCCAATTGGCCAGTTAGCATATCCATGATGTTATGATGTCGTATTTGCATTCTGCGTTTAGTGTCTTGTCGGTTTTTATCGGTCCTTTCATCTGCTTGGACATCAGCTGAGTTGGGGCATTGTACGCAGACTTTGTACAAAGAGCTTGGGAGAGTAAAAGTCAGTTTAATGTCTGGTTCAACTGATTCAGACGAATCACACAAACAGCTCCTGCGGCTGATGTCTCGAAAAGTTCAGAGACGCAGGGcatgtgtgtgaaagcagccGAGTAACGGCTCACTCACCCACGGACATTTGAGATGACTTGCTGTACTCGGTCGTGCTTCCTCACTCTCGGTGAAGTTGGTACAGTTTTTCAGATTGATCCAAAATGGTACAGTGGTGTTGTGTGCGATTTATTAAGAAGTTAACAGAAACACGTGCAGTTGAGATCTACAGGCGAGGCCCAGTCAGAGATTCTGTTCCCTCTTTTGTTTTAGTGGAACTTAAAAATTAGAGATATTCCTTAAAGATCAGCCGAGGATTTactgaggggtttttttcttcacaatatCAATTAAATTCCAGTTAAGAGGTAAAAAGGACCATTGAGTTTTGATTGAATAATGCTCGACATAGATTATGTGTATATATCTTTACCAAGTTACATTTC contains:
- the ldlrad3 gene encoding low-density lipoprotein receptor class A domain-containing protein 3 isoform X3; its protein translation is MCGDGKCVPGGWQCDGLPDCFDKSDEKGCPKVKSKCAPTFFACANGVHCIIGRFRCNGFSDCPDGSDEENCTGNPLVCSESRFKCRNGRCVDRSFLCNGQDNCQDNSDEELCLTTAEAPGQDFVTLDYRLRYYPSITYAVIGSAVIFVLVVALLALVLHHQRKRSVLLPRGVRGGSHHHHHHHQPLLLSRLVILDRGHVHPGGPGLSPGSPTAAGQYSSTTQALQLLSGTLYPSGLSMDSPPSYSQAVLDVSRPPWFDLPPPPYLPGRELPSADELPQYEASQDPPSLHPARPTAQSSAPRTVASGTQQPSSSPREELEQL
- the ldlrad3 gene encoding low-density lipoprotein receptor class A domain-containing protein 3 isoform X1 encodes the protein MMWIWYLLLGSGSGSRTAESQLLPGNNFTTECNIPGNFMCGDGKCVPGGWQCDGLPDCFDKSDEKGCPKVKSKCAPTFFACANGVHCIIGRFRCNGFSDCPDGSDEENCTGNPLVCSESRFKCRNGRCVDRSFLCNGQDNCQDNSDEELCLTTAEAPGQDFVTLDYRLRYYPSITYAVIGSAVIFVLVVALLALVLHHQRKRSVLLPRGVRGGSHHHHHHHQPLLLSRLVILDRGHVHPGGPGLSPGSPTAAGQYSSTTQALQLLSGTLYPSGLSMDSPPSYSQAVLDVSRPPWFDLPPPPYLPGRELPSADELPQYEASQDPPSLHPARPTAQSSAPRTVASGTQQPSSSPREELEQL
- the ldlrad3 gene encoding low-density lipoprotein receptor class A domain-containing protein 3 isoform X2; this encodes MMWIWYLLLGSGSGSRTAESQLLPGNNFTTECNIPGNFMCGDGKCVPGGWQCDGLPDCFDKSDEKGCPKVKSKCAPTFFACANGVHCIIGRFRCNGFSDCPDGSDEENCSNPLVCSESRFKCRNGRCVDRSFLCNGQDNCQDNSDEELCLTTAEAPGQDFVTLDYRLRYYPSITYAVIGSAVIFVLVVALLALVLHHQRKRSVLLPRGVRGGSHHHHHHHQPLLLSRLVILDRGHVHPGGPGLSPGSPTAAGQYSSTTQALQLLSGTLYPSGLSMDSPPSYSQAVLDVSRPPWFDLPPPPYLPGRELPSADELPQYEASQDPPSLHPARPTAQSSAPRTVASGTQQPSSSPREELEQL